A genomic window from Candidatus Cloacimonadota bacterium includes:
- a CDS encoding nucleoside kinase, whose translation MIKIELKINGDHHQTLTFAKPVKVQEIVDKKLCEEKKIIIHKIDETYCSSQHLIESDCTLECVSVYTTEGYTIYQDTTIFVLCKAFNNVISKEQKLVVEHSIGDGVFCEVLGYTFSPEEVEKLRKEMHSIIDSAFPIEKVSLKPDEAKELARKGHRDDFVKILKYKNIDMYRCGDYYDYFLRQLAENTSFATNFEIFYQSPGIILRFPHKGDDEITTKFRLPRKLFSTHQEHDKWLNILDMHTVSALNRAVQNYTIKDLIHVEEALHEKKIVDIASEIHQNDDIKLILIAGPSSSGKTTFAKRLAIQLRVNGIHPIIVGLDDYFLPRSLTPRKNNGDFDFENIQALDLPLLNEDLKTLMSGLEIELPKFNFITGNRDRSYHNIKLGKENVIILEGIHGLNDILTSSVPFNQKMRIYVSALNNLNIDAHNRIPTTDSRKIRRLVRDHNFRNHSAEQTLCMWDDIRDGEDHNIFPFQENADFMFNSILTYELCVLKKYAKPLLKSVNKYSKQYIESRRLIRLLDHVYNVQDGLVPSNSILREFIGGSIFNY comes from the coding sequence TTGATCAAAATAGAACTTAAGATAAATGGTGACCATCATCAAACACTCACTTTTGCCAAGCCGGTAAAAGTGCAAGAAATTGTAGATAAAAAATTGTGTGAAGAAAAGAAAATAATAATTCATAAAATAGATGAAACATATTGCAGTTCTCAGCATCTCATCGAATCAGACTGCACGTTGGAATGCGTATCTGTTTACACCACCGAAGGTTACACGATCTATCAGGATACGACTATTTTTGTGCTTTGCAAAGCATTCAATAACGTGATTTCCAAAGAGCAGAAGCTGGTTGTAGAACATTCAATTGGAGATGGAGTTTTCTGCGAAGTACTGGGGTACACTTTTAGCCCCGAAGAAGTTGAAAAACTTCGCAAAGAAATGCATTCGATCATTGATAGCGCTTTTCCAATAGAAAAGGTGAGTTTGAAACCAGATGAAGCAAAAGAATTGGCCAGGAAAGGGCATCGCGATGATTTTGTGAAGATACTGAAATATAAGAATATCGACATGTATCGATGTGGCGATTATTATGATTATTTTCTACGTCAGTTGGCAGAAAATACTTCGTTTGCAACAAATTTTGAAATTTTCTATCAATCTCCAGGAATTATTTTACGTTTTCCTCATAAAGGTGATGACGAGATCACTACAAAGTTCCGACTTCCACGTAAACTTTTTTCTACTCACCAGGAGCATGATAAATGGTTGAATATTCTTGATATGCATACCGTAAGTGCTTTGAACAGGGCAGTACAGAATTACACGATAAAAGATCTGATCCACGTGGAAGAAGCTCTTCATGAAAAGAAGATCGTGGATATTGCCAGTGAGATCCATCAAAATGATGATATCAAGCTGATATTGATCGCCGGACCTTCTTCTTCTGGTAAAACTACTTTTGCCAAACGATTGGCAATTCAGCTTCGAGTAAATGGAATCCATCCTATAATAGTAGGTTTAGATGATTATTTTCTTCCCCGTTCGTTAACACCTCGCAAGAACAATGGAGATTTCGATTTCGAAAATATTCAAGCTCTTGATCTTCCACTTTTGAACGAAGATCTGAAGACTTTGATGTCTGGGTTAGAGATTGAACTACCAAAATTCAATTTCATCACAGGAAATAGAGATCGCAGTTATCATAATATCAAGCTGGGAAAAGAGAACGTCATCATTCTGGAAGGTATTCACGGATTGAATGATATTCTTACTTCATCTGTTCCTTTCAACCAGAAAATGCGGATCTACGTTAGTGCTCTTAATAATTTGAATATCGATGCTCATAATCGTATCCCAACTACTGATTCTCGTAAAATTCGCCGCCTGGTGAGAGATCATAATTTCCGCAATCATTCTGCGGAACAGACTTTGTGCATGTGGGATGATATTCGAGATGGGGAAGATCACAATATTTTCCCTTTCCAGGAAAATGCGGATTTCATGTTCAACAGCATTCTTACCTACGAACTTTGCGTTCTAAAAAAATATGCCAAACCACTTCTGAAAAGTGTGAATAAATATAGTAAACAATACATCGAATCACGTCGATTGATCAGGCTTTTAGATCACGTTTACAATGTTCAGGATGGTCTTGTTCCATCCAATTCGATTTTACGTGAATTTATTGGCGGGAGCATATTTAATTATTGA
- a CDS encoding YitT family protein — MKSLVKRNIIQHLGIIAGSIFFAMGYSWFLVPYKIAPGGIGGLGQILYHFFHIPIGVSMIMFNVPLFILSFIFLVKRFGVRSLFGMFTTSILTDLLSFETMHKIGIIKDLTPFTFTAKGSTFYAMLSPSDIYLSAIAGAALLGFGLGIIFRFKGSTGGTDIPVAFLKQKTGVSIGMGYWIVETLIILTIGIVFQDLKLIIWGYVNLFITSKITDLTSEGLPYVKGVYIISEKTEEIKEMIYDKINRGVTYLKAEGGYTGKPFNMLFCAMNRRQVAMVRDIVKDIDPKAFVLLTDVYDVMGYGFRSRNLDLQDNS; from the coding sequence ATGAAATCATTAGTAAAAAGAAATATCATTCAGCATTTAGGAATAATTGCCGGCTCGATCTTTTTTGCCATGGGGTATTCCTGGTTTCTGGTACCATATAAAATTGCACCTGGTGGGATTGGTGGTTTAGGCCAGATTTTATATCATTTTTTTCATATTCCAATCGGTGTTTCGATGATCATGTTCAATGTTCCACTGTTCATTTTGAGTTTCATCTTTTTGGTAAAGCGTTTTGGAGTTCGTTCTCTTTTTGGAATGTTCACTACATCCATTCTCACCGATCTTCTCAGCTTTGAAACAATGCACAAAATCGGAATTATCAAAGATCTGACTCCATTTACATTTACTGCAAAAGGCAGCACTTTTTATGCTATGCTGTCTCCCAGCGATATCTATCTTTCAGCCATTGCCGGTGCTGCTCTGCTGGGTTTTGGATTGGGAATTATCTTCCGATTCAAAGGCTCTACCGGTGGAACTGATATTCCGGTTGCCTTCCTTAAACAAAAAACAGGTGTTTCTATAGGAATGGGATATTGGATCGTGGAAACTCTTATCATTCTCACGATCGGAATTGTTTTCCAGGATCTTAAACTGATAATCTGGGGATATGTGAATTTGTTCATCACTTCCAAAATTACCGACCTGACAAGTGAAGGTCTTCCCTACGTGAAAGGTGTTTATATTATTTCTGAAAAAACAGAAGAAATAAAAGAGATGATCTATGATAAGATCAATCGCGGTGTAACATATCTGAAAGCAGAAGGTGGATATACCGGAAAACCTTTCAACATGCTGTTCTGTGCTATGAACCGTCGCCAGGTTGCGATGGTTCGTGATATCGTCAAAGATATCGATCCGAAAGCATTTGTGTTACTTACAGATGTTTACGATGTAATGGGTTACGGTTTCCGCAGCCGCAATCTTGATCTGCAGGATAATAGCTAA